Proteins from a single region of Nitrospirota bacterium:
- the mutS gene encoding DNA mismatch repair protein MutS, with product MSELTPLMKQYLSIKEKHKDAIIFFRLGDFYEMFGEDAEKASKILQIALTTRDRSKENPVPMCGIPYFASDSYISKLVKAGHKVAICEQIEDPKEAKGIVERDIVRVITPGTHLPENPKENSYIVSVYPLGNMHGVAAADVSTGEFVIFETDENIQDELYRFEPKEILMPQSISDNIHYRESLNNFFLSFYEDWYFDYSEAYKTLLKHLRVASLEGFGCDGMNSGISAAGALVSYLAETQKESFILKKISPVRNDSYMFMDATTQRNLELTHNLKDGSSDATLLKVLDETLTPMGGRFLRSALLKPLVDILEIQKRLDAVEYLTEDFELLEELRTLLRNIQDMERLSAKIDSRTANGRDLIAIRTSVTHLPKIRKSLVSSKNSYLQSLASDISDFTELKALISRSIVDAPPASLRDGGIIRDGYNKDIDELRKISRSGKDFIAEMEHKEKQRTGISSLKVGFNKIYGYYIEVTKPNLHMVPDNYIRKQTLVGGERFATPELKDFESKILGSEERLKNLEYQVYQDILENIQNESSAMTKTASVIAITDFLASLAVVAKRYNYCKPSVNDSGIIEITDCRHPVLEKVLSDERFIPNSVSMDTGDNRLLIITGPNMAGKSTYMRQVAQIMIMAQIGCFVPASGAVIGAADRIFTRIGASDFISKGQSTFMVEMIEVSNITHNATDKSLILLDEVGRGTSTFDGISIAWAVAEHILNRIKARTLFATHYNELTELALTNDGVRNYNVSVKEWGDEIIFLRKIEKGPADKSYGIQVARLAGIPPSIITRAKEVLANLENQELNEAGKPRFAEKKAKKGTVQLDLFSSVNDSVITMLRNLEIARITPEEALAKLIEIRKKIDH from the coding sequence ATGTCTGAACTGACCCCTTTGATGAAACAATACCTGAGTATCAAAGAAAAACATAAGGATGCCATTATATTCTTCCGTCTCGGTGATTTTTATGAAATGTTTGGAGAAGATGCAGAAAAGGCTTCTAAAATTCTCCAAATTGCCCTGACAACAAGGGACAGATCAAAAGAAAATCCCGTCCCCATGTGCGGTATACCTTATTTCGCTTCAGATTCCTATATATCCAAACTTGTGAAGGCGGGGCACAAGGTTGCGATTTGTGAGCAAATAGAAGACCCCAAGGAAGCGAAGGGCATCGTAGAGAGAGACATCGTCAGGGTAATTACACCCGGCACCCATCTGCCCGAAAACCCTAAAGAAAACTCGTATATTGTCAGCGTTTATCCCTTGGGCAATATGCACGGAGTTGCCGCTGCCGATGTGTCTACTGGAGAATTTGTCATCTTTGAAACTGATGAAAACATTCAGGATGAACTGTACCGTTTTGAGCCGAAAGAGATACTGATGCCACAGAGTATCAGCGATAACATTCATTACAGGGAGTCTCTTAATAATTTTTTTCTCTCATTCTATGAAGACTGGTATTTCGATTATTCAGAGGCTTACAAGACGCTGCTGAAACACCTCAGGGTTGCTTCCCTTGAAGGATTCGGATGCGACGGGATGAATTCCGGAATCTCCGCTGCAGGCGCACTCGTCAGTTACCTTGCAGAAACGCAAAAAGAATCCTTCATCCTGAAAAAAATATCTCCTGTAAGAAATGACTCCTATATGTTCATGGATGCAACAACCCAGCGAAACCTTGAACTCACCCATAATCTGAAAGACGGTTCATCCGATGCCACTCTCCTGAAGGTGCTTGATGAAACGCTGACACCCATGGGAGGAAGATTTTTAAGATCAGCTCTCCTTAAGCCCCTTGTTGATATTCTTGAAATACAAAAGAGACTTGATGCTGTCGAATATCTCACTGAAGATTTTGAACTTCTTGAGGAACTCAGAACCCTGCTACGGAATATTCAGGACATGGAAAGACTTTCGGCAAAGATCGATTCGAGGACTGCAAATGGCAGGGACCTGATAGCGATCAGGACATCTGTGACACATCTACCAAAGATCAGGAAATCACTGGTCTCATCGAAGAATTCATACTTGCAGTCACTGGCTTCCGACATTTCTGATTTTACGGAACTCAAGGCATTGATCTCACGCAGCATTGTTGACGCGCCACCGGCAAGCCTGAGAGACGGAGGGATAATCCGCGATGGGTACAACAAGGATATTGATGAACTGAGAAAAATCTCAAGAAGTGGCAAGGACTTTATTGCCGAAATGGAACACAAAGAAAAACAGAGGACAGGTATTTCAAGTCTCAAGGTCGGTTTCAATAAAATCTACGGTTACTATATTGAAGTCACGAAACCGAATCTTCACATGGTTCCCGACAACTACATCAGGAAACAGACCCTCGTGGGAGGTGAAAGATTTGCTACCCCTGAACTGAAAGACTTTGAGTCTAAAATTCTCGGTTCCGAGGAGCGGCTGAAAAATCTTGAATACCAGGTCTATCAGGACATACTCGAAAACATCCAGAACGAATCCTCTGCAATGACAAAAACTGCTTCTGTCATTGCAATTACCGATTTTCTTGCCTCCCTCGCTGTTGTTGCAAAGAGATACAACTATTGTAAGCCGAGTGTAAATGATTCCGGTATCATTGAAATAACCGACTGCCGTCATCCCGTACTCGAGAAGGTTCTTTCAGATGAAAGATTCATTCCCAATAGCGTTTCGATGGACACCGGGGATAACCGGCTTCTTATTATCACAGGACCGAACATGGCCGGAAAATCAACTTACATGAGGCAGGTGGCACAGATAATGATCATGGCTCAGATAGGATGTTTTGTTCCTGCATCCGGTGCAGTGATCGGAGCCGCAGACAGGATATTTACAAGAATCGGGGCTTCTGATTTCATCTCAAAAGGACAGAGCACATTCATGGTCGAAATGATCGAGGTTTCCAATATCACACATAATGCAACGGATAAGAGCCTGATTCTCCTCGATGAAGTGGGAAGAGGCACGAGCACGTTTGACGGCATCAGTATTGCGTGGGCAGTTGCGGAGCATATCCTCAACAGGATAAAAGCCCGTACACTCTTTGCCACACATTACAACGAACTGACTGAACTGGCGCTTACGAACGACGGAGTGAGAAATTACAATGTGTCCGTGAAAGAATGGGGTGACGAGATCATCTTTCTCAGAAAAATTGAAAAAGGTCCTGCTGACAAAAGCTATGGCATACAGGTTGCAAGGCTTGCCGGAATTCCCCCATCAATAATAACGCGTGCAAAAGAGGTTCTGGCAAATCTTGAAAACCAGGAACTCAATGAAGCAGGAAAGCCCCGTTTTGCGGAGAAAAAAGCCAAAAAAGGTACGGTCCAGCTCGATCTTTTTTCTTCAGTAAATGATTCCGTTATCACCATGCTCAGGAATCTTGAGATAGCACGCATTACACCGGAAGAAGCCTTAGCGAAGCTTATCGAGATCAGAAAAAAGATCGACCACTAA
- a CDS encoding PilZ domain-containing protein, whose product MIRLECPACRKDSYSASVRDFRQCPYCRTFFSGKYGIEKRRDARVSKDIPVVLSYHEKNLSANLVDISVNGVSIRIPGNEYLPVGEIIHLNIRDSSAEAQVKWIINNDTPSVTMAGFRIVNGQLNP is encoded by the coding sequence ATGATCAGGCTTGAATGTCCTGCATGCAGAAAAGATTCTTACAGTGCATCAGTAAGGGACTTCAGACAATGTCCTTACTGCAGAACATTTTTCAGCGGAAAATACGGCATAGAAAAACGACGTGATGCAAGAGTTAGCAAGGATATCCCGGTTGTGCTCTCCTACCATGAAAAAAACCTCAGCGCGAACCTAGTCGACATTTCTGTCAATGGTGTCAGCATCAGGATTCCAGGCAATGAATATCTTCCTGTAGGTGAAATAATACATCTCAATATACGTGATTCATCTGCAGAAGCCCAGGTCAAGTGGATAATAAACAACGACACCCCTTCTGTTACCATGGCAGGGTTCAGAATTGTGAACGGTCAATTGAATCCCTGA
- a CDS encoding phosphoribosylaminoimidazolesuccinocarboxamide synthase, with amino-acid sequence MEKILLTTDFQDIQLLKRGKVRDIYDLGEHLLLVATDRISAFDVVLPSGIPGKGRVLTQISVFWFQHMETIIQHHVEAVDVRDFPLSLHKYAGELEGRSMIVKKTNPLPVECVVRGYLSGSGWKEYKKNGAVCGIRLPDGLIESSRLPVPIFTPSTKEEEGHDINITYDDVRRIVGSEMAEKLMNASLGIYSKARDIAEKKGIIIADTKFEFGLFQNTMILIDEILTPDSSRFWSAIDYQPGKSQESYDKQIVRDYLLTLDWDRTYPGPSLPEEVIHKTAERYKDILRILAGRE; translated from the coding sequence ATGGAAAAAATACTCTTAACTACAGACTTTCAGGATATTCAGCTTTTAAAAAGAGGAAAAGTGAGGGATATCTACGATCTTGGTGAGCATCTTCTCCTTGTCGCAACCGACAGGATATCGGCATTCGATGTTGTGCTGCCGAGCGGGATTCCGGGAAAGGGCAGGGTTCTGACGCAGATATCCGTCTTCTGGTTCCAGCACATGGAAACCATCATTCAGCATCACGTTGAAGCGGTTGATGTAAGGGACTTTCCTTTATCTTTGCATAAGTATGCCGGGGAACTTGAGGGAAGAAGCATGATAGTCAAGAAGACAAACCCATTGCCGGTTGAATGTGTGGTAAGAGGATATCTTTCAGGCAGTGGCTGGAAGGAATATAAAAAGAATGGAGCCGTCTGCGGGATCAGACTGCCGGACGGGCTGATCGAATCTTCAAGACTCCCTGTCCCCATATTTACCCCGAGCACGAAGGAAGAGGAGGGACACGACATCAATATCACCTATGATGATGTCCGGAGGATTGTCGGAAGTGAGATGGCGGAAAAACTCATGAATGCGAGCCTCGGGATATATTCGAAGGCTCGCGATATTGCTGAAAAAAAGGGAATAATCATCGCAGATACAAAATTCGAGTTCGGCCTTTTTCAAAATACTATGATACTGATAGATGAGATTCTGACGCCTGATTCTTCACGTTTCTGGTCTGCAATTGACTATCAGCCAGGAAAAAGTCAGGAAAGCTATGACAAGCAGATCGTCAGGGACTATCTGCTTACGCTCGACTGGGACAGGACATATCCGGGACCTTCTCTGCCCGAGGAGGTCATACACAAAACAGCTGAACGTTATAAGGATATTCTGAGAATCCTGGCAGGCAGGGAGTAA
- a CDS encoding CehA/McbA family metallohydrolase: MLIDMHVHTSFSPCSLMRIPQVIAKARESGIDGICITDHDTTASEYEMRKIASNESLCIIIGIEYTTFQGDFLVFGPTGNMPSDMDAETLLGWAKRSGGICIPAHPFRRSRPADISILKSCHVIESLNGRNRRSENDTCRNWLKEYGNGTMEIGGSDAHTPNEIGHVVTVFKKNIYSVDDLVRELASGSFSPMERFSG, from the coding sequence ATGTTAATCGATATGCATGTCCATACCAGCTTTTCTCCCTGCAGCCTGATGCGGATTCCTCAGGTGATAGCAAAGGCGCGCGAGTCGGGAATCGACGGCATTTGCATTACTGACCATGACACGACAGCCTCAGAATACGAAATGAGGAAAATAGCCTCCAATGAATCCCTCTGTATCATAATAGGCATTGAGTATACGACCTTTCAAGGAGACTTTCTTGTCTTCGGCCCGACAGGCAATATGCCATCAGACATGGATGCAGAAACCCTTTTAGGCTGGGCCAAGAGGTCGGGAGGTATCTGCATCCCGGCTCATCCTTTCCGCAGAAGCAGGCCGGCTGATATCAGCATACTCAAGTCCTGCCATGTTATTGAGAGCCTCAATGGCAGAAATCGCAGATCAGAAAACGACACATGCAGAAACTGGCTTAAGGAATATGGCAATGGCACCATGGAAATCGGAGGCAGTGATGCACATACGCCTAACGAAATAGGACATGTAGTCACGGTATTCAAGAAAAATATTTATAGCGTTGATGACCTGGTCAGAGAACTCGCTTCAGGCAGTTTTTCTCCTATGGAAAGGTTTTCCGGGTAA
- a CDS encoding anthranilate synthase component I family protein, giving the protein MPVCGEITYSPPYLLYEPLKDKKSFLLESIKGPEKIARYSFIGFDPCMEIMIKKGLIEIKSNHDIEIVSRQPLDILKTLMKKYRQIPHAHLGPFQGGFVGILGYDFAHYFENLPRKAVDDLGFPDAHFLMINKLIVIDHIRQQSWIIICPGLPEAIDPAVSYREIDWNQKYAEAEAEIDHTRKRIKRHKPDIYPNESYERHVMRGRKIDVVHEMKKRVYMDIVRRAKEYIAAGDIFQANLSQRVSAYLNGRDSWELYRILRSINPSPFAAYCDFGEYTIVSSSPERLLRVRGRSVDTRPIAGTRPRGRNRSEDERMRTELLLNEKERAEHIMLIDLERNDLGRVSAYGSVTVDELMITEDYSHVIHIVSNVLGTLSTSKDCYDAVKAAFPGGTITGVPKVRCMQIIDELEPVRRGFYTGSIGYFSFSGDMDLNIVIRTFVIKDDIAYVQAGAGIVADSDPEKEYYETLKKAEALIKSLEKI; this is encoded by the coding sequence GTGCCTGTTTGCGGTGAAATAACATATTCTCCGCCGTATTTATTATATGAACCGCTCAAAGACAAAAAGAGTTTTCTCCTGGAAAGTATTAAAGGTCCTGAAAAAATCGCACGATATTCTTTCATCGGTTTTGATCCATGCATGGAAATCATGATAAAAAAAGGGCTGATAGAGATCAAATCGAATCATGATATAGAAATAGTATCCCGTCAGCCATTGGATATATTAAAAACGCTGATGAAGAAATATCGTCAGATACCCCACGCACATCTCGGGCCATTTCAGGGAGGATTCGTTGGAATCCTGGGGTATGATTTTGCACATTATTTCGAAAATCTTCCGAGAAAGGCCGTAGATGATCTCGGTTTTCCCGATGCGCATTTCCTGATGATTAACAAATTGATCGTTATTGATCACATCAGGCAGCAGAGCTGGATAATAATATGCCCTGGGCTGCCGGAGGCTATTGATCCGGCGGTATCATATCGAGAAATAGACTGGAATCAGAAATATGCTGAGGCTGAAGCGGAAATCGATCACACGCGCAAAAGGATCAAAAGACATAAGCCGGATATTTACCCTAATGAATCTTACGAAAGACATGTTATGCGGGGACGCAAGATCGATGTCGTCCATGAGATGAAAAAACGCGTATATATGGACATTGTACGGAGGGCGAAGGAATACATAGCCGCAGGCGACATATTTCAGGCAAATCTTTCACAGAGGGTTTCGGCGTATCTCAACGGAAGAGACTCCTGGGAACTCTACAGGATATTGAGGTCGATCAATCCGTCTCCATTTGCCGCTTATTGTGATTTCGGTGAATACACAATAGTCAGTTCATCACCGGAAAGGCTGCTGAGAGTCAGAGGAAGATCTGTCGATACAAGACCTATTGCAGGTACACGACCAAGGGGCAGAAACCGGAGTGAGGACGAAAGAATGCGTACAGAACTGCTGCTGAACGAGAAGGAGAGGGCAGAACATATCATGCTGATAGACCTTGAGAGGAATGATCTCGGAAGGGTCTCTGCATACGGTTCCGTGACAGTTGACGAATTGATGATTACAGAGGATTATTCTCATGTAATTCACATTGTTTCAAACGTGCTCGGAACCCTGTCAACATCAAAGGACTGTTATGATGCAGTTAAGGCAGCCTTTCCTGGTGGTACCATAACAGGTGTGCCGAAAGTCCGATGCATGCAGATTATTGATGAACTGGAGCCGGTCAGGCGCGGATTCTATACAGGATCCATCGGATATTTCAGTTTTTCAGGAGACATGGATCTGAATATCGTGATCAGAACGTTCGTGATAAAAGACGATATTGCCTATGTGCAGGCAGGCGCGGGAATTGTTGCAGATTCGGATCCTGAGAAAGAGTATTACGAGACACTGAAAAAGGCAGAAGCGCTGATCAAGTCACTGGAGAAGATCTGA
- a CDS encoding alkaline phosphatase family protein — protein MRCILIILDGLGDRGQDCFEGKTPLHAAYTPNLDHLSSLGMNGLYHSTLQGIPMSSETAHFVIFGYDISDFPGRGIIEAIGEGVNVSANDVVALCHLCSVEEKEKRLMLRYGCPEMPNEEAKVLMESIHSFSDQGVRFKLVHSKGIHGFLVMSGNVSKNITDSDPVYEGKDIMEVLPLNTRKVSLAAKKTAESLNEYLIWSFRTLSGHAINKERMEANLLPVNALVTQRPGKKKKLMSLRDAWGLRGLSISSGAIYWGICSALGIDTVRVNDTGNVEEDLKYRLSLARDALEYDFIHVHTKMPDEAGHTKNPWYKKDVIEAIDRAMSIAVDDIIKDSEVLLVITADHSTASSGTMIHTGETVPLTMVGKYVRKDKVGEFNEISCPRGGLGIVKGKEMMYLILNFLDRGKMHGLMDTPVDQPYYPGQYKPLTL, from the coding sequence ATGCGATGCATCTTGATTATATTGGACGGGTTAGGGGATCGCGGACAGGATTGCTTTGAAGGAAAGACACCATTGCATGCTGCATATACCCCCAATCTGGACCACCTTTCCTCCCTTGGTATGAACGGACTATACCACAGCACCTTACAGGGAATTCCCATGTCGAGCGAGACCGCCCACTTTGTTATTTTTGGGTATGACATAAGTGACTTCCCTGGCAGGGGGATCATTGAGGCAATAGGGGAGGGAGTAAATGTGTCTGCCAACGATGTCGTGGCATTATGCCATCTGTGTTCTGTCGAAGAAAAGGAAAAAAGACTTATGTTACGGTACGGATGCCCTGAAATGCCCAATGAAGAAGCAAAGGTCCTGATGGAATCGATTCATTCATTCAGTGATCAGGGAGTCAGGTTTAAACTCGTGCATTCAAAAGGCATACACGGGTTTCTCGTCATGAGCGGCAATGTATCGAAAAATATCACGGATTCAGATCCCGTATATGAGGGAAAAGATATCATGGAGGTATTGCCTTTGAATACAAGGAAAGTATCTCTGGCTGCAAAAAAGACAGCCGAGTCTTTGAATGAATACCTTATCTGGTCTTTTAGGACACTTTCCGGGCATGCGATCAACAAAGAACGTATGGAAGCCAATCTCCTTCCGGTAAATGCGCTGGTAACGCAGAGACCGGGGAAAAAGAAGAAATTGATGTCATTGAGGGATGCCTGGGGACTTCGTGGGCTATCGATATCCTCTGGCGCAATTTACTGGGGGATATGCAGTGCACTGGGGATCGATACGGTCAGGGTCAATGATACAGGAAACGTCGAAGAAGACCTTAAGTACCGTCTCTCATTGGCCAGAGACGCTTTAGAATATGACTTTATCCACGTTCACACAAAGATGCCGGATGAAGCTGGCCATACGAAGAATCCCTGGTACAAGAAAGACGTGATAGAGGCTATAGACCGTGCAATGTCAATAGCAGTCGATGATATAATCAAGGACAGTGAGGTCCTTCTCGTAATAACAGCCGATCATTCAACCGCAAGCTCCGGTACTATGATACATACAGGGGAGACTGTGCCATTGACGATGGTAGGCAAATATGTCAGAAAGGACAAAGTCGGTGAATTTAATGAAATAAGTTGTCCGAGAGGTGGCCTGGGCATTGTGAAGGGGAAGGAAATGATGTATCTTATCCTCAATTTTCTGGACAGGGGGAAAATGCACGGGTTAATGGATACGCCTGTTGACCAGCCTTATTATCCCGGACAATACAAACCGCTGACATTATAG
- a CDS encoding PilZ domain-containing protein, with translation MDLRKNRRFAKKLLVKIYSENFYCGGITGDISYNGLFVRGVLLPNEKVLSIDLYLPGEGIASLKGIVKRNAKITEANWLFGTGIELTEKDKAFTRFVQHLL, from the coding sequence ATGGATTTGAGAAAAAACAGAAGGTTTGCGAAGAAGCTGCTGGTGAAAATCTATTCAGAAAATTTCTATTGTGGGGGTATAACCGGGGATATTTCCTACAACGGCTTGTTTGTGCGGGGTGTGCTACTGCCGAATGAAAAGGTGCTTTCAATAGACCTTTATCTTCCCGGTGAAGGGATTGCCTCTCTCAAGGGAATTGTGAAAAGAAATGCAAAGATAACAGAAGCGAACTGGCTATTTGGAACCGGCATCGAACTTACTGAAAAAGATAAGGCGTTTACACGTTTTGTGCAGCACTTGTTGTAA
- a CDS encoding sulfurtransferase TusA family protein codes for MPVVLLDAQGLKCPQPTIQMTIKALKLKKGEVLEVVADCSTFENDVKNWCRRNNKTLLWIKDEGEGVKRCQVQF; via the coding sequence ATGCCCGTCGTATTACTTGATGCGCAGGGGTTAAAGTGCCCCCAACCGACAATTCAGATGACAATAAAGGCGTTGAAACTAAAGAAGGGCGAGGTGCTTGAGGTTGTCGCAGACTGCTCGACATTCGAAAATGATGTCAAGAACTGGTGCCGACGCAATAACAAGACTCTCTTATGGATTAAAGACGAGGGAGAAGGTGTGAAAAGGTGCCAAGTACAGTTCTAA
- a CDS encoding HypC/HybG/HupF family hydrogenase formation chaperone, protein MCLAIPSKIISIEDSRAVIDVYGARRDISLMLLENEVNVGDYVIVHAGFAIQKLQEDVAKETLGYFNQYLEALSAEEKREKLPKKAKKRTTKKKQ, encoded by the coding sequence ATGTGCCTTGCAATACCATCAAAAATTATCAGCATTGAGGATTCGAGGGCTGTTATTGATGTATATGGCGCTCGGCGCGATATAAGCCTTATGCTGCTTGAGAATGAGGTAAATGTTGGGGATTATGTAATAGTGCATGCCGGCTTTGCGATTCAGAAGCTGCAGGAGGATGTCGCAAAGGAAACTCTCGGATATTTCAATCAGTATCTTGAAGCGTTGTCAGCAGAAGAAAAACGAGAGAAGCTGCCTAAGAAAGCAAAAAAAAGAACAACAAAGAAGAAACAGTAG
- the pyrF gene encoding orotidine-5'-phosphate decarboxylase, which yields MSKTKKLILALDLSDHGYALEIVDKFMDYIDIFKVGLELFTSCGPKIVEEINNKGKKVFLDLKFHDIPNTVSKASVSVTALGIHMFNVHASGGFEMMQRCRGKVVEFCLKENIQRPIMLGVTVLTSLSRETLREEFGIQHGLRTHVRHLATLALNAGLDGVVASAREAEMIRDCCGKDFLIITPGIRPSWSPPDDQMRTVTPKDAIRQGADYLVLGRAVFQQPDPRKAIELIELEMLTA from the coding sequence ATGTCAAAAACAAAAAAGCTTATTCTTGCACTTGATCTGTCAGATCATGGATATGCTTTGGAAATAGTAGATAAATTCATGGATTACATAGATATATTTAAAGTAGGACTTGAATTATTTACATCCTGCGGCCCAAAAATTGTCGAAGAGATTAATAACAAAGGGAAAAAAGTTTTTCTCGACCTAAAATTCCATGATATACCGAATACCGTCTCTAAGGCATCGGTTTCCGTGACAGCACTTGGAATACATATGTTTAATGTGCATGCATCCGGGGGATTTGAGATGATGCAACGATGCAGGGGAAAGGTTGTTGAGTTCTGCCTTAAGGAGAATATCCAGAGGCCAATCATGCTCGGTGTTACAGTGTTAACAAGTCTTTCACGTGAAACACTAAGAGAGGAATTCGGAATTCAGCATGGCCTGAGAACTCATGTGCGTCATTTGGCCACACTCGCCTTAAATGCCGGGCTTGACGGGGTGGTGGCATCCGCCAGAGAGGCTGAGATGATAAGAGACTGTTGCGGGAAAGATTTTCTCATTATAACACCGGGCATACGACCCTCATGGTCACCTCCTGATGACCAAATGAGAACAGTGACCCCAAAAGATGCGATAAGGCAAGGGGCTGATTACCTCGTATTAGGCCGTGCGGTCTTTCAGCAACCTGATCCCCGGAAAGCCATAGAACTGATTGAGCTTGAAATGCTGACAGCCTGA
- the dcd gene encoding dCTP deaminase: MVKNDRWIKEMAEKGMITPFDKEQIRKGVISYGVSSYGYDMRISDEFKVLSCITATLIDPKNFGTESFIDFKGETCIIPPNSFVLGRSAEYFRIPRNVLVICLGKSTYARCGIIVNVTPLEPEWEGYVTIEISNTSPLPAKLYANEGIAQLVFLEASDVCEKSYADKAGKYQSQKGITLAKM, from the coding sequence ATGGTAAAAAATGACCGATGGATAAAGGAAATGGCAGAAAAGGGTATGATTACCCCTTTTGACAAAGAACAGATCAGAAAAGGTGTCATATCTTACGGGGTAAGTTCATACGGCTACGATATGAGGATTTCCGATGAATTCAAGGTGCTTTCCTGTATTACTGCAACTCTCATTGATCCGAAGAATTTTGGTACAGAGAGTTTTATTGATTTCAAGGGAGAGACCTGCATTATTCCTCCGAATTCATTTGTTCTCGGGCGTTCTGCAGAATATTTCAGGATCCCAAGGAATGTCCTTGTAATATGTCTTGGGAAATCTACCTATGCCAGATGTGGCATTATAGTAAATGTGACACCTCTTGAGCCGGAATGGGAAGGGTATGTGACAATTGAAATATCCAATACCTCACCACTTCCCGCAAAATTATATGCGAATGAGGGAATAGCGCAGCTTGTCTTTCTGGAGGCTTCGGATGTATGCGAAAAATCATATGCTGATAAGGCGGGGAAATACCAGTCACAGAAGGGGATAACTCTCGCGAAAATGTGA
- a CDS encoding GTPase domain-containing protein has protein sequence MALFNYATKEITIKIVYYGPGLSGKTTNLQYLHSIFDPSKRGKLLSLATEADRTLFFDFLPVELGKIHDFSIRFQLYTVPGQVRYNATRKLVLKGADAIVFVADSQREMREQNIESLQNMNDNLLANNINPEDIPVVLQYNKRDLSNILSVQEMNGYLNENNKYDFREAIAISGDGVEDTFQHITRLVIEGISRKHKIVVQSAKDVSEPERKEKKPEEQVTAKEPRKKPDAASPIFQTTRYEDREIEVQERQYDLSESAPETIQQFVYEETSRPEEALAKEVKEDKEIPAISEAKLDALVNGVAEISLMIKELSSALSQIQNEMKDFKKEQRETNGLLRELLGSLENIKVKKRWFRFS, from the coding sequence ATGGCACTGTTTAATTACGCAACCAAGGAAATCACCATAAAAATTGTATACTATGGCCCCGGGCTAAGTGGCAAAACCACCAATCTTCAGTATTTGCATTCCATCTTTGACCCCTCCAAGAGGGGAAAATTGCTTTCACTGGCTACAGAGGCTGACAGGACATTGTTTTTTGACTTCCTGCCGGTTGAACTTGGAAAGATCCATGATTTTTCCATCAGGTTTCAGCTTTATACAGTTCCCGGTCAGGTCAGGTACAATGCAACAAGGAAACTCGTACTCAAAGGTGCAGATGCCATTGTATTTGTGGCAGACTCGCAGCGCGAGATGAGAGAACAGAATATCGAAAGTCTACAGAACATGAATGATAATCTTCTCGCAAACAACATTAATCCAGAGGACATCCCTGTGGTGCTTCAATACAACAAAAGGGATCTCTCGAACATTCTTTCAGTACAGGAAATGAACGGGTATCTTAATGAGAACAATAAATATGACTTCAGGGAAGCGATCGCTATCAGCGGTGACGGAGTCGAGGATACCTTTCAGCATATAACCCGTCTGGTTATCGAGGGCATATCAAGAAAACACAAGATCGTGGTGCAATCAGCAAAAGATGTATCGGAACCTGAACGGAAAGAAAAGAAACCCGAAGAACAGGTCACTGCAAAAGAGCCACGCAAAAAACCCGATGCTGCATCCCCGATTTTTCAGACAACACGATATGAAGACAGGGAAATAGAGGTTCAGGAGCGCCAATATGATTTATCGGAATCTGCACCTGAGACCATTCAACAGTTTGTCTATGAAGAAACTTCCCGCCCTGAAGAAGCATTGGCAAAAGAAGTCAAGGAAGACAAGGAGATACCTGCAATATCTGAAGCAAAACTTGATGCTTTGGTCAATGGGGTTGCCGAAATATCGCTCATGATAAAGGAGCTAAGCAGTGCCCTTTCGCAGATTCAGAATGAAATGAAGGATTTCAAAAAAGAACAGAGAGAGACCAATGGTCTGCTCAGGGAGCTTTTAGGAAGTCTCGAAAACATCAAAGTAAAAAAAAGATGGTTCCGTTTTTCCTGA